From the Anopheles coustani chromosome X, idAnoCousDA_361_x.2, whole genome shotgun sequence genome, one window contains:
- the LOC131268863 gene encoding general odorant-binding protein 45-like: protein MRIILLLLLQFASWSLGDPRTGHGYDTKSFTQAYLECLQYLNIWSQPMLECDTNVLSNGSGNCLLRCIGLNLRWWDDQTGLLERPLLPFFRQQPNTEMLTQARACVAKLDNTTAEPCAGAYNSFRCYSDVLGEVVAYPEYVVPSREEAVQIVRHCVLVLQVPPEQIANYMAAGSFLLDDKGTSVLRCIVTRLGLYSDGDGVLVHRLRLLQSPASPMSDAEVRLAKQCEANVRQTHADACHIAAHSVETCYGREAFAELWATIADEYGPVGMPFPLEEILQNTNHSSEQVYVQGKEDENATMNETQLEVPNNTHQTTLDEPREEESDSEQVFFYPARKGVYNSAIYLDSPLKPGIYVVPDRNGDDSADHTSTSALDDGSDEHIVPAVSSPNENTSHLPTSTHVEEDSPDQAP from the coding sequence ATGCGTATAattctgctgctgttgctgcaattTGCTTCCTGGTCGCTTGGGGACCCGCGTACCGGACATGGCTACGACACGAAGAGCTTCACCCAGGCGTACCTGGAGTGTCTGCAGTATCTGAACATTTGGAGCCAGCCGATGCTGGAGTGCGACACGAACGTTTTGTCGAATGGCAGCGGCAACTGTTTGTTACGCTGCATCGGCCTGAACCTTCGCTGGTGGGACGACCAGACTGGTCTGCTAGAGCGTCCTCTGCTACCATTCTTCCGCCAGCAGCCGAATACAGAGATGCTCACACAGGCTCGGGCCTGCGTTGCGAAGCTGGACAATACGACCGCTGAACCTTGTGCGGGGGCGTACAACTCATTTCGCTGCTACAGCGACGTACTCGGTGAGGTAGTCGCATATCCGGAGTACGTGGTACCTAGCAGAGAGGAAGCGGTCCAAATCGTACGCCATTGTGTTCTGGTGCTGCAGGTGCCGCCGGAGCAGATCGCCAACTACATGGCTGCCGGTTCGTTTCTGCTCGACGACAAAGGCACCAGCGTGCTGCGGTGTATTGTCACCCGACTCGGCCTATACAGCGACGGTGATGGGGTGCTGGTTCATCGGTTACGGCTCCTACAAAGCCCTGCAAGCCCGATGTCTGACGCGGAAGTACGACTGGCTAAGCAGTGCGAAGCGAACGTGCGACAAACGCATGCAGATGCGTGTCACATAGCAGCGCACTCAGTGGAGACCTGCTACGGTCGGGAGGCGTTCGCTGAGCTTTGGGCAACGATAGCTGATGAGTATGGTCCTGTTGGAATGCCTTTCCCATTGGAAGAAATCCTGCAGAACACCAACCATTCGAGCGAGCAGGTCTATGTGCAAggaaaagaagatgaaaatgcAACGATGAACGAAACACAACTCGAGGTACCCAACAACACTCACCAAACGACGTTGGACGAACCACGCGAAGAAGAAAGTGATTCGGAGCAAGTATTCTTCTATCCAGCTAGAAAAGGCGTCTACAATTCGGCAATATACCTCGACTCACCTCTTAAACCAGGAATATATGTAGTTCCTGACCGCAACGGGGACGATAGTGCCGATCACACCAGCACCTCGGCCCTGGACGATGGGTCCGATGAGCACATCGTGCCAGCAGTAAGTTCTCCAAATGAGAATACTTCACACCTGCCGACATCAACTCATGTTGAGGAAGACTCTCCGGATCAAGCACCTTAA